From one Actinomyces sp. Marseille-P3109 genomic stretch:
- a CDS encoding response regulator — MPNHTLRSLRVLIVDDDPLIRTTFAEQLDSQRAITVVAAASGGRQAISLLMTGQQPIDVVLLDSDMPDMDGAQTARAIYERFPRMPIVMFTVFSRDEMLTDALAEGVNGFITKDESTENVAAALLRASRGEPVMSSRPTKMLVNAYQSEQKRASAEARIQELVNELPPRLQEVYTCLLEGLTNRRIARKLGISENTVRIYVSEVLHRLGHTSRTELIAAALGN, encoded by the coding sequence ATGCCTAATCACACCCTGCGTTCCCTGCGAGTTCTCATCGTCGATGACGATCCTCTGATCCGCACCACCTTCGCCGAGCAGCTCGATTCGCAGCGGGCCATTACCGTCGTTGCCGCCGCCTCCGGCGGACGGCAGGCCATCAGTCTGCTCATGACCGGGCAGCAGCCCATCGACGTCGTCCTGCTGGACAGCGACATGCCGGACATGGACGGCGCCCAGACCGCCAGAGCGATCTATGAACGCTTCCCCAGGATGCCCATTGTCATGTTCACCGTCTTCAGCCGCGACGAGATGCTCACCGACGCGCTGGCCGAGGGAGTCAACGGATTCATCACCAAGGATGAGAGCACGGAGAACGTCGCCGCCGCCCTGCTGCGCGCCAGCCGCGGCGAGCCGGTCATGTCCTCGCGCCCCACGAAGATGCTCGTCAACGCCTATCAGTCCGAGCAGAAACGGGCCTCCGCGGAGGCCCGCATCCAGGAGCTGGTCAATGAGCTGCCGCCTCGGCTCCAGGAGGTCTACACCTGTCTCCTGGAGGGCCTGACCAACCGGCGCATCGCCCGGAAGCTCGGCATCTCGGAGAACACCGTGCGCATCTACGTCTCCGAGGTCCTCCACCGCCTCGGCCACACCTCGCGCACCGAGCTCATCGCCGCCGCCCTGGGGAACTAG
- a CDS encoding 1,4-dihydroxy-2-naphthoyl-CoA synthase has translation MNATPTPAHPLPRHVSEIFDPARWREVPGFDHTGSSTQAAEAPRAEALTDVTYHRGCVRDENGTWLTDLPVVRVAFNRPEVRNAFRPRTVDELYRVLDHARMSGDVGAVILTGNGPSPRDGGWAFSSGGDQRIRGRDGYRYERDQAPDAPDAPATTTGDADAGTYSHEADVAAAQARLDTARAGRLHILEVQRLIRTMPKAVIAAVPGWAAGGGHSLNVVCDLSLASIEHARFKQTDADVGSFDAGYGSALLARQVGDKRAREIFFLARTYDAVTAERWGVVNEAVPHAELEERALEYAATVAGKSPQAIRMLKLAFNLADDGLAGQQVFAGEATRLAYMTDEAVEGRDAFLQRRTPDWSPFPYYF, from the coding sequence ATGAACGCCACTCCCACCCCGGCCCACCCGCTGCCGCGCCACGTCTCAGAGATCTTCGACCCCGCTCGCTGGCGTGAGGTGCCCGGCTTCGACCACACCGGGTCCAGCACTCAGGCCGCCGAGGCACCCCGGGCGGAAGCCCTCACGGACGTCACCTACCACCGGGGCTGTGTCCGCGATGAGAACGGAACCTGGCTCACGGACCTGCCGGTGGTCCGGGTGGCCTTCAATCGCCCCGAGGTACGCAATGCCTTCCGCCCCCGGACCGTCGACGAGCTCTACCGGGTCCTGGACCACGCGCGCATGAGCGGCGACGTCGGCGCCGTCATCCTCACCGGCAACGGCCCCTCCCCACGCGACGGCGGCTGGGCCTTCTCCTCCGGAGGCGACCAGCGCATCCGCGGCCGGGACGGCTACCGCTACGAGCGGGACCAGGCGCCCGATGCCCCCGACGCGCCGGCTACGACCACTGGCGATGCGGATGCCGGAACCTACAGCCACGAGGCCGACGTCGCAGCCGCCCAGGCCCGGCTCGACACCGCAAGGGCCGGGCGCCTCCACATCCTGGAGGTCCAGCGCCTCATCCGCACCATGCCCAAGGCCGTCATCGCCGCCGTGCCGGGCTGGGCGGCAGGCGGCGGACACAGCCTCAACGTCGTATGCGACCTGTCCCTGGCCTCCATCGAGCACGCGCGCTTCAAGCAGACCGACGCAGACGTCGGCAGCTTCGACGCCGGCTACGGCTCAGCGCTCCTGGCCCGCCAGGTCGGGGACAAGCGTGCCCGCGAGATCTTCTTCCTGGCCCGCACCTACGACGCCGTCACCGCCGAGCGCTGGGGGGTCGTCAACGAGGCGGTCCCCCACGCCGAGCTCGAGGAGCGGGCCCTGGAGTACGCGGCCACGGTGGCGGGCAAGTCCCCGCAGGCCATCCGCATGCTCAAGCTCGCCTTCAACCTGGCCGACGACGGCCTGGCCGGCCAGCAGGTGTTCGCAGGCGAGGCCACGCGCCTGGCCTACATGACCGATGAGGCGGTCGAGGGGCGCGACGCATTCCTCCAACGCCGTACCCCCGACTGGTCGCCTTTCCCTTACTACTTCTGA